The window TCAACATGGTACGGGTATCACGGAGATCCGGTACATTCTTGAGAACATGTTCTCCAGGCGCCAGCAAAGTTGCTGCAATAAGCGGTAGCGCTGCATTTTTAGCACCACTGATACGCACTTCACCCTCAAGCTTTACGCCGCCTTCTATTATGAGTTTTTCCATTTAAGTTTCTTTCCCTGCCTTTCTCAGGCAATAATGGCATGCAGAATTCTGTCGCGACCCGCATAGTCTGAGATAATTTCAACTTTCCGGAAATCCCTGTACCCGGGAACGTGCTCGCTGAACATGGCATGAACAGCCGTGCCCTGATCGGCACCTATCTCCATGAATAGATGGCCGCCCTCAACAAGCATGTCCGATAATTGACGGCGAATACGCACTATCTGATCAAGTCCTTCATCTCCTCCATCGAGAGCCAGGTGGGGTTCATAAACGCCCACCTCCGGCTCAACCTCATGCAACACTGCATGGGTCGTAACATATGGAGGATTGGATACTACCATCGAGACTTTATCGCCTCTGGTAATCACCTCACTGAGCAGATCTGATTGCATCAGCTCCACCAGCTGTCCCACCCCATGAAGAACGCAATTTTCTTTTGTTACAGCCAGGGCTTCAGCTGAGATATCGATCGCCAGGATCTCCCTTTTCAATTCCAGCGCCAATATAATAGCAATAACACCGCTACCGCAACAGAGATCAATAATTTTACCTTCCCCGGGAAAAGAATCTCCGCTCGTTGCGGCCAGTGCCTTCTCGACGAGAAGCTCGGTTTCAGGTCGTGGGATCAGTACTTTTGAGTTCACCTTGAAGCTGAGGGACCAGAATTCCTGCTCACCAAGGATATAGGCTACCGGCTCCCGCTTCACTCTACGGGCAAGCAGTTCTTTAAAACGGTTCTCCCGCTCTATCGGTACTTGATCCTGCCCAAAGGCGAGGAGTTGTGTTCTGCTTTTATTCAGACAATGACCAGCGAGAAGGTACACATCGCTTGTACAATCAGGAATACCTGCGGCCTTGAGCTCGGAAATCCCATATTGTACGAGTTCTGCTATACGCATCAGGGGAGGGAAGATATCTTATGAGATAGGTTTTGAGTGGATGCTGGTACAGAGGCTGGTTACCGGCAACTTGAGAAACAACGCCGGCAACCTATACCTGTAGTTTCTATTGAGTAGATCTACTGAATTTTTTTCAACTTTTCAGCCTGATCTTCAGCTATGAGCGGAAAAATAACATCTTCGAGTTTACCGTTCATAATCTGCTCGAGCTTGTAGAGTGTCAGGTTTATTCTGTGATCAGTGAGACGCCCCTGAGGGAAATTATAGGTTCTGATTCTCTCACTCCGATCACCTGTACCAACCTGGCTCTTACGATCCTGCGAGATCTTAGCCTGCTGTTCCCGCTGCATGGCATCGAACAGTCGGGCACGGAGAACAGTCAATGCTTTCGCCTTATTTTTATGCTGGGACTTTTCATCCTGGCAGGTAACCACAAGGCCGGTGGGCAGATGGGTGATACGAACCGCGGAGTCGGTGGTGTTAACACTCTGACCACCCGGGCCTGAAGATCGATAAACATCAAACTTCAGCTCGTTCATATCTATATCCAGTTCAACTTCCTCGGCTTCGGGCAGAATTGCAACCGTTACCGCTGAGGTGTGAACCCTACCCTGGGTCTCAGTTTCAGGTACACGCTGAACACGGTGAACGCCACTCTCATACTTCAGCTGGGAATATACCTGCTCACCGCTGATGAGGGCGATGATTTCCTTGAATCCGCCTATGCCGAGAGGACTGGAACTGATGGTCTCAACTCGCCATTTCATCGACTCGGCAAATCTCGTGTACATACGAAACAAATCACCCACAAAAAGAGCGGCTTCGTCTCCACCTGTACCAGCCCGGATTTCAAGAAGAGTGTTTTTCTCGTCGTTCGGGTCTTTGGGCAACAAAAGAACCTTGATATCCTTATCGAGTTGCAGCTCACGCTCAGCCAATTCCTCGAGCTCGGCGCGGGCGAGTTCTTTCAGCTCCGGATCTTCATTCTCATCCTTAAGCAACTCTCGGTTCTCAGCAATATCTTCCTGAACACTCTTGTAATCTACATAAAGTTCGTTAAGCTTCGTCAGGTGAGCGTGCTCACGAACAACTTCCCGGTACTCCTTCTGGTTGTTTACCAGAGAAGGATCTGAAAGACGCCCTTCAAGCTCGGACAGCTTATCTTGCAGTTCTTCAAAATTGCCAAACATAGCTTTGTTTATGGGATACTAGAGATGGAATAAAAAAAGTCCACAGCCATGATGATTCATCACTGTGGACTTGATCAATTTGCGCTGCCGTGAAGCGGATGTAAAGCCCACCATTTTTTGGTGTGCAATCGTCGCAGGGGAGATTAACCCTTCTCGGCGAAATGCTTTGCGTAACGCTGCTTGTACTTCTCGATACGACCAGCAGTATCAATAAGTTTTTGTTTTCCTGTGAAAAATGGGTGACAAGCAGAACAGATCTCAACTTTGATCTCGTCCATAACTGAACCCATCTCAAACTCTGCGCCACATGCACAGGTTGCACTCATTTTCTTATATTCCGGATGAATATCATTCTTCATAATTCCCGATCCTCCAACACATCAACACATGTGATGATCAAATTACAGTATAAGCCGTCAGTCTAAAGACACAAGGTGTGCATTATACCGAGGCAAAACAATTTTTCAACAAAAATTAATTTAAACAATTGGTACTTTTTCCCGGCATACCAATTGTCGTGTGCTCACGGGCAACTAGCCATTCATCGACTCGAGGAAATCCTTGTTGCTTTTCTGGTTCCTCAACTTATCTGTAAGAAAGTCCATGCAATCCGCCGGGTTCATGGAGTTGAGCAGTTTTCTCAGAATCCAGATTCTATTGAGCATATCCGGCTTCAACAGCAGATCTTCTTTTCTGGTACCGGAACGTTTAATATCAACCGCAGGGAAAATGCGTTTATCTGCCATTTTCCTGTCGAGTATCAATTCCATGTTACCGGTTCCTTTGAACTCTTCAAAGATAACCTCGTCCATCCGGCTGCCGGTCTCAATAAGAGCGGTAGCAAGAATTGTTAGGCTGCCACCCTCCTCGATGTTGCGTGCTGCACCGAAGAAGCGCTTCGGTCTGTGCAGCGCATTCGCCTCAACACCACCGGAGAGAATTTTACCACTTGCCGGGGTTACGGTATTATACGCTCTGGCAAGTCTGGTGATGGAGTCAAGAAGAATAACAACGTCTTTTTTATGCTCAACAAGACGTTTCGCCTTCTCGATAACCATCTCAGCCACCTGGATATGGCGCTGCGGCGGCTCATCGAAGGTGGAACTGACAACCTCGGCGGTTTTAACCGAACGGGTCATCTCTGTAACCTCTTCCGGACGCTCGTCGATGAGCAGTACGATAAGGTACACTTCCTTGTGGTTTCGGACAATTGAGTTGGCAATTTTCTGCATCAATACCGTTTTACCAGTACGTGGAGGTGCAACTATCAGCCCTCGCTGCCCTTTACCAATCGGGGCAAACATGTCCATAACCCGCATTGAGTAGTTGTCAGGCTGCCACTCAAGCGTGAATTTTTCGTTTGGATGAAGTGGAGTAAGGTTACCGAACAGAGTCTTTTGCTTCGATGCCTCAGGCGGATCAAAGTTGACACTCTCAACTTTCAGCAAGGCGAAATAACGCTCACCTTCTTTGGGAGCACGAACCAGACCGTCAATCACATCGCCGGTTCGCAGGTTCAACCTGCGGATCTGAGATGGGGAGACATAGATATCATCCGGGCCCGGTAAGTAGTTATAATCCGGAGCCCTCAGGAACCCGAAACCGTCTGGCAGAATTTCCAGTACACCACTCCCCCGCATTTTGCCGTCTTTATCGGCCTGGGCCTGGAGTAAGGCAAATATCAGCTCCTGCTTCCGCATTGAGCTGAAGCCTTCCACGTTGTACTCACGGGCGAGCTTTACCAGCTCACCGATCTTCTTAAGCTTTAATTCCGCCAGATTCATTAACGAGTCTCTCCTTTTCAATCTTTTGGCAGGATCCTTTGGCATTTTGCTAAAGTTGTATATCATCCCCGCCAACATAAAGTAGTCGACTAAGGGCATGCATCTGCATGATTAATTTATAAAAAAACATTCCCGGCAAACCAGTTGTTTTCTAAAAACTGTCTGCGAGGCCTATGTTTGTAATCAGTATTTTTAGTGTATTAGATCTGCTTTAGAGTGGAATATTGGGCCTGAAGCTAAGCAACAGTAATTTTCAGGAATTTAACACGGAAAAATACACCTACCTGAGAGGGTGCTCTATTGAACTGGATTGTACATCTGCTGGAACAAAAGACTCATCAGGAGGCAGGGGCTTTTTTCTCTGGCCACACATTTCTTATACGTGCTCTCCCCTTTGCTGTCAAGCTTTTAAAGCCAATATAACTTGGCTTTTTTTATTCCAATCCAAGCTCTTGCAGATTCCTGGCTAAATGGGAAACCTGCAGTACCGTGGCCCCCCAAACTCCCGAATTATTTATGACACTGTCAGCCATCAGTGCCTTCTCTTCCGCACTGATTTGTGCTGCCACCACCGCCTCAGCCTCTGCCTCAGAAACAGTGTCGCGCAGCATGGTACGCTTTACGCTGAGAGCTGTCGGCACATAGACTGCAATGGTATGATCAAAATCATTCTGCCAGCCTACTTCAAAAAGTAGAGGTACTTCAACCAACAGGTGCTTTCCCGCCGCCGCTTCGATCTCCATCTGCCTGGTGACATATGACCGTATATCACTATGGAGCAATGCCTCGAGCTGCTTTTTCAGGTTCGTATCAGCAAAAATCGCTTTTCGTAACGCCGCTCTGTCCACATCTCCGCTCGAACTTATAAAACGACTCCCCCATCGCTGCTGCAGGGCGAGATAGGCAGATTGACCGGGTTGCAGCAATAACCGACTCACTGCGTCGGTATCAATGGAGCGACATTGCAGCCAGCCGGAAAGCATGGCAGCAACCACGCTCTTACCAGACCCGACAGTCCCTGTTAATGCGATATTCATCTGTAGTCAAGTAATTACTGACTTTATTCGCTTAAAGAATCACAAATCCCCTGCATATCTTCCCACAGAGGTGCTGTGAATGACATTTTTCGACCGGTTACAGGATGCTTAAAGACAAGTTTGAAAGCATGGAGCATCTGTCGCGGGAACATCCGGTTGTTTCGCCCGGGACCATACACCGTATCACCCGCTACCGGATGCTTTATATGTGCCATGTGCACACGAATCTGGTGGGTCCGCCCTGTTTCGATGTTTACCCGCAGCAGTGCATATCGTAGGCCATACTCCTCTTCCACGCGCCAGCTACTTGCTGCGTACCGGCCTGAAGTGCCTTCGCGAATAGCCATTTTCTGTCTGTTGACAGAGTGCCGGCCTATCGGTGCAACAATTCGACCTTCGACCCTGTCTGGTACTCCATGCACGATCGCAAGGTACTGCTTGTCGATATCACGATTCTTGAACATCTCCACCAACTGCCGGTGCACCGTTTCATTCTTGGCGACCACCATTATGCCGGAGGTATCTTTATCGAGCCTGTGAACTATACCGGGGCGAATTGAATCACCCACCCCTTCAATATTGGCACAGTGATAAAGCAGGCCATTGACCAGAGTTCCATTGTGATTTCCACTGCCAGGGTGAACAACCAGGCCAGGAGGCTTTGAGATGACAAGTAAAGCATCATCTTCGAAGATAATCGGAAATTCTATTTCTTCGGGAGCAACAGAGAGCGG of the Desulfosediminicola ganghwensis genome contains:
- the prmC gene encoding peptide chain release factor N(5)-glutamine methyltransferase; amino-acid sequence: MRIAELVQYGISELKAAGIPDCTSDVYLLAGHCLNKSRTQLLAFGQDQVPIERENRFKELLARRVKREPVAYILGEQEFWSLSFKVNSKVLIPRPETELLVEKALAATSGDSFPGEGKIIDLCCGSGVIAIILALELKREILAIDISAEALAVTKENCVLHGVGQLVELMQSDLLSEVITRGDKVSMVVSNPPYVTTHAVLHEVEPEVGVYEPHLALDGGDEGLDQIVRIRRQLSDMLVEGGHLFMEIGADQGTAVHAMFSEHVPGYRDFRKVEIISDYAGRDRILHAIIA
- the prfA gene encoding peptide chain release factor 1, with amino-acid sequence MFGNFEELQDKLSELEGRLSDPSLVNNQKEYREVVREHAHLTKLNELYVDYKSVQEDIAENRELLKDENEDPELKELARAELEELAERELQLDKDIKVLLLPKDPNDEKNTLLEIRAGTGGDEAALFVGDLFRMYTRFAESMKWRVETISSSPLGIGGFKEIIALISGEQVYSQLKYESGVHRVQRVPETETQGRVHTSAVTVAILPEAEEVELDIDMNELKFDVYRSSGPGGQSVNTTDSAVRITHLPTGLVVTCQDEKSQHKNKAKALTVLRARLFDAMQREQQAKISQDRKSQVGTGDRSERIRTYNFPQGRLTDHRINLTLYKLEQIMNGKLEDVIFPLIAEDQAEKLKKIQ
- the rpmE gene encoding 50S ribosomal protein L31, whose product is MKNDIHPEYKKMSATCACGAEFEMGSVMDEIKVEICSACHPFFTGKQKLIDTAGRIEKYKQRYAKHFAEKG
- the rho gene encoding transcription termination factor Rho, which codes for MNLAELKLKKIGELVKLAREYNVEGFSSMRKQELIFALLQAQADKDGKMRGSGVLEILPDGFGFLRAPDYNYLPGPDDIYVSPSQIRRLNLRTGDVIDGLVRAPKEGERYFALLKVESVNFDPPEASKQKTLFGNLTPLHPNEKFTLEWQPDNYSMRVMDMFAPIGKGQRGLIVAPPRTGKTVLMQKIANSIVRNHKEVYLIVLLIDERPEEVTEMTRSVKTAEVVSSTFDEPPQRHIQVAEMVIEKAKRLVEHKKDVVILLDSITRLARAYNTVTPASGKILSGGVEANALHRPKRFFGAARNIEEGGSLTILATALIETGSRMDEVIFEEFKGTGNMELILDRKMADKRIFPAVDIKRSGTRKEDLLLKPDMLNRIWILRKLLNSMNPADCMDFLTDKLRNQKSNKDFLESMNG
- the coaE gene encoding dephospho-CoA kinase (Dephospho-CoA kinase (CoaE) performs the final step in coenzyme A biosynthesis.) — protein: MNIALTGTVGSGKSVVAAMLSGWLQCRSIDTDAVSRLLLQPGQSAYLALQQRWGSRFISSSGDVDRAALRKAIFADTNLKKQLEALLHSDIRSYVTRQMEIEAAAGKHLLVEVPLLFEVGWQNDFDHTIAVYVPTALSVKRTMLRDTVSEAEAEAVVAAQISAEEKALMADSVINNSGVWGATVLQVSHLARNLQELGLE
- a CDS encoding RluA family pseudouridine synthase, producing the protein MKSAQYESETELGEDETISLQVEPTTAGVRLDHLLVQQIPDVSRSRIISSIKSGLILVDGEPSKAGYKLKAGQKVTGSLYEPPPLSVAPEEIEFPIIFEDDALLVISKPPGLVVHPGSGNHNGTLVNGLLYHCANIEGVGDSIRPGIVHRLDKDTSGIMVVAKNETVHRQLVEMFKNRDIDKQYLAIVHGVPDRVEGRIVAPIGRHSVNRQKMAIREGTSGRYAASSWRVEEEYGLRYALLRVNIETGRTHQIRVHMAHIKHPVAGDTVYGPGRNNRMFPRQMLHAFKLVFKHPVTGRKMSFTAPLWEDMQGICDSLSE